The DNA region GCCTGGGTCTGTGCGAACCAGCCCGGCCGCACCCGCGCGCCCAGCCTGGCCACCCCGGTGTGGCCGACCGGTTCGCCGTGGCGTGCCGGATCGTGCAGATCCTGCTCGCTCCCGCCGGCCGCGAGCAGCCGCAGCAGGTGCGACTTGCCCGTACCGTTCGAACCGAGTACGGCCACCCGCTCGCCGAAGTAGACCTCCAGGTCGAACGGCTTCGTGAGCCCGGAGAGTTCGAGCGCCTCGCAGCGGACGGCCCGTACGCCGGTGCGGCTCCCGCGCAGCCTCATGCGGACGTTCTGCTCGACCGGCCGCTCCGGCGGCGGGCCGGCCTCCTCGAACCGGGCGAGCCGCGTCTGCATGGCGCGGTACTTCCCGGCCATCGAGGCGGAGGCCTTGGCCTGCTGCTGGAGCGTGCGGACCAGGTTCTTGAGCCGCTGGTGCTCCTCGTCCCAGCGCCGGTGCAGCTCGTCCAGACGTTCGAGACGGGACTGCCTCGCGGTGTAGTAGTCCCGGAATCCGCCGCCGTGCACCCAGACGCCGTTCGCCTCCAGGGTGAGGACGCGGGTGGCGGTGGCCGCCAGCAGTTCGCGGTCGTGGCTGATGTAGAGCACGGTCTTGCGGGACGCGGCCATCATCTCCTCGAGGTGGCGCTTGCCCGGTACGTCGAGGTAGTTGTCCGGCTCGTCCAGCAGCAGCACCTGGGCGTTGCCGCGGAACAGCGCCTCGAGCGCGAGACGCTTCTGCTCGCCGCCGGACAGGGTCCGCAACTCCCTGGACCTGGCCCGTTCGAAAGGGAGCCGCAGCGCCGCCCCGGTGACCAGGTCCCATTCCACCTCGGCGTCGTAACCACCGGTCTCCGCCCATTGCGAGAGCGCTTCCGCATAGCGCATCTGCACG from Streptomyces sp. B1I3 includes:
- a CDS encoding ABC-F family ATP-binding cassette domain-containing protein; the encoded protein is MGFLEVSGLEYWLADGRMLFHDTSFRVGDGDKVALIGANGMGKTTLFRLITGELKAHSGTVRTVGGLGVMPQFVGSVRDATTVLEFLVSLSRPELKQAFSAMESAELAMLESESEAVQMRYAEALSQWAETGGYDAEVEWDLVTGAALRLPFERARSRELRTLSGGEQKRLALEALFRGNAQVLLLDEPDNYLDVPGKRHLEEMMAASRKTVLYISHDRELLAATATRVLTLEANGVWVHGGGFRDYYTARQSRLERLDELHRRWDEEHQRLKNLVRTLQQQAKASASMAGKYRAMQTRLARFEEAGPPPERPVEQNVRMRLRGSRTGVRAVRCEALELSGLTKPFDLEVYFGERVAVLGSNGTGKSHLLRLLAAGGSEQDLHDPARHGEPVGHTGVARLGARVRPGWFAQTQARPDLAGRTLVEVLGRGDGDREGRDRGAAVSVLRRYELQAHGDQRFDQLSGGQQARFQILLLELQGSTLLLLDEPTDNLDLHSAEALESALERFEGTVLAVTHDRWFARTFDRFVVVEEDGRVREADGPYWGPDVAR